A genome region from Deinococcus humi includes the following:
- a CDS encoding M3 family metallopeptidase produces MVSVLSHTWDQRYEALHLAQIMDDADFHSWLLQWAALEAEIYEQNTALTRAFQADTTDEEAKLARQVFLTQQAPHLREQHDRTAQQAIQLGQTFTIPPDWQQTFLYFEIMARQALDPGGHLESQLEVIAGDLTALFARRTYELDGQALSVQEVGRRSVSPNREVRQAAALSTRESLLRIAPQVTEQYRASLDLRRELARRSGEKTVHSHMWKLLERFDYTPQEVRQFRADVRTGLNPLLVEFRDKRRTWLGVEHLQPWDLTVDAFGARAVPRYTQEADIMALAARRLDTTLPGLGQRVAQLYAEGYLDVASRPGKAARSYSDFLAHRRRPYVQTSLQSTPSSYQVLFHELGHVAQLSGVAPDASFWQYFPGVEMREFVAQVFELWSLDQLPEFFAFENLEAYRARFYEQTLARMSAQCSMDEFQEWFYTTTEEVTFTRMQEVWQEISDRYPSGVERRALPSLAFLSQQLARRPLVGIEYALAWGWAFSFMENVAQDSGQAFGQLAQALALGNTRPLPELLQIAGVEFSISSQQLRLIDTTMRRALLPI; encoded by the coding sequence ATGGTTTCGGTTCTCTCCCACACCTGGGATCAGCGTTACGAAGCGCTGCATCTGGCCCAGATCATGGACGACGCTGATTTTCACAGTTGGCTGTTGCAATGGGCCGCACTTGAAGCTGAAATCTACGAGCAGAACACCGCGCTCACGCGGGCTTTCCAGGCCGACACCACCGACGAGGAGGCGAAGTTGGCCCGTCAGGTCTTTCTGACCCAGCAGGCCCCCCATTTACGGGAGCAGCATGACAGGACGGCCCAGCAGGCCATCCAGTTGGGACAGACGTTCACCATTCCCCCCGACTGGCAGCAAACGTTCCTCTATTTCGAGATCATGGCCCGGCAGGCGCTTGATCCCGGCGGACACCTGGAGAGTCAGCTAGAGGTGATCGCAGGCGATCTCACGGCCCTGTTCGCACGGCGCACCTACGAACTGGATGGTCAGGCCCTCAGCGTTCAGGAGGTGGGCCGCCGCTCCGTGTCACCAAACCGGGAGGTTCGGCAGGCCGCCGCCCTCAGCACCAGGGAGTCGCTGTTGCGAATCGCTCCCCAGGTGACGGAGCAGTACCGCGCCAGCTTGGACCTGCGCCGGGAGCTGGCCCGGCGCAGTGGAGAGAAAACGGTTCACAGTCACATGTGGAAACTGCTGGAGCGGTTTGATTACACACCGCAGGAGGTCCGGCAGTTCCGCGCCGACGTGCGAACTGGACTCAATCCGCTGCTGGTGGAATTCCGGGACAAGCGGCGGACCTGGCTGGGGGTTGAGCACCTTCAGCCCTGGGATTTAACCGTGGATGCTTTTGGCGCTCGCGCCGTCCCCCGCTACACCCAGGAGGCCGACATCATGGCCCTGGCCGCGCGGCGGCTGGACACCACCCTGCCGGGCCTGGGGCAGCGCGTCGCGCAGCTTTATGCAGAGGGCTATCTCGATGTGGCTTCCCGTCCGGGCAAGGCCGCCCGCTCTTACAGCGACTTTCTGGCCCATCGCCGCCGTCCCTATGTTCAGACCTCCCTTCAGTCCACGCCCAGTTCCTATCAGGTGCTTTTCCATGAACTGGGGCATGTGGCCCAGCTCAGCGGTGTCGCGCCAGACGCCTCGTTCTGGCAGTATTTCCCAGGTGTGGAAATGCGGGAGTTCGTGGCCCAGGTCTTTGAGCTGTGGTCCCTCGATCAGCTTCCCGAATTCTTCGCCTTCGAGAACTTAGAGGCCTACCGCGCACGATTCTACGAGCAGACGCTCGCGCGTATGTCGGCCCAGTGCAGCATGGACGAGTTTCAGGAATGGTTTTACACCACAACCGAAGAGGTGACCTTCACGCGGATGCAGGAGGTCTGGCAGGAGATCAGTGACCGGTATCCTAGCGGCGTGGAGCGCCGTGCCTTGCCTTCCCTGGCCTTTCTGTCCCAGCAATTGGCGCGGCGGCCCCTGGTGGGCATCGAGTATGCGCTCGCCTGGGGATGGGCCTTTAGCTTCATGGAAAACGTCGCCCAGGATTCGGGCCAGGCCTTCGGTCAGCTCGCGCAGGCGCTGGCGCTCGGCAATACCCGTCCCCTTCCTGAACTGCTGCAAATCGCTGGCGTCGAATTTTCAATTTCCTCCCAACAACTTCGCCTGATTGACACCACCATGCGGCGGGCCTTGTTGCCTATATAA
- a CDS encoding bifunctional DNA primase/polymerase: MHDDEPETMLEQARRLVARKVSVIPTGGGLSLKAKQPHHQALKATGHFSLNREGQRRSSWKALQSRLPTLEELEVWYLQHRARGLGLVTGALSGYVAIDVDPEGLELVQALGWQPHVLTPSGGMHFYLRHPGWYVPSNASKNKAALPPGVDIRGDGGYCMAPPSRNRAGPYRRTAERRDLTIDQVPLTVRIAGAEYRLREALGLTPPGPAKRSHQTSSAAQMEEGGRVPVWLMLDRAESYAAVSRNRGAFMLGLWLHANGYAVEEAEACAGKYAERVCGVKVSPFTVGEAVTAIQSAYRYPRNQPWTRQDGAWASG; the protein is encoded by the coding sequence ATGCACGATGACGAACCCGAAACCATGTTGGAGCAGGCCAGGAGGTTGGTGGCCCGCAAGGTCAGCGTTATTCCCACTGGCGGCGGCCTCTCCCTAAAGGCCAAGCAGCCCCACCATCAGGCCCTCAAGGCCACCGGCCATTTCTCTCTGAACCGCGAGGGCCAGCGCCGCAGCTCCTGGAAAGCCCTGCAAAGTCGGCTGCCCACCCTAGAGGAGTTGGAGGTCTGGTATTTGCAGCACCGCGCGCGTGGGCTGGGGCTGGTCACTGGGGCGCTCAGCGGGTACGTCGCCATTGACGTTGATCCTGAAGGGCTGGAGCTGGTTCAAGCCTTGGGTTGGCAGCCGCATGTCCTTACGCCCAGCGGCGGCATGCACTTTTACCTGAGACATCCGGGCTGGTACGTCCCGTCCAACGCTTCCAAGAACAAAGCGGCCCTTCCGCCTGGGGTGGATATTCGGGGCGACGGCGGTTACTGCATGGCTCCGCCCAGCCGCAACCGGGCAGGACCATACCGGCGCACCGCTGAGCGGCGTGACCTGACCATTGACCAGGTGCCCCTCACGGTCCGCATTGCGGGGGCCGAGTACCGCCTGCGCGAAGCCCTGGGACTGACCCCGCCAGGTCCGGCCAAACGTTCACACCAGACGTCTTCAGCGGCGCAGATGGAGGAGGGCGGACGGGTGCCAGTGTGGTTGATGCTCGACCGGGCCGAGAGCTACGCTGCGGTCAGCCGGAACCGGGGAGCCTTCATGCTGGGTCTGTGGCTCCATGCCAATGGATATGCCGTCGAGGAGGCTGAAGCCTGCGCGGGCAAGTACGCGGAGCGGGTTTGTGGAGTCAAGGTCTCCCCATTTACAGTCGGCGAGGCGGTCACGGCCATCCAAAGCGCTTACCGGTATCCCCGCAACCAGCCCTGGACCCGCCAGGACGGGGCGTGGGCCAGCGGGTAG